From the Roseibium salinum genome, one window contains:
- the cysG gene encoding siroheme synthase CysG — MTAISRKPVEPESRRAARVGALASLPLFFPLEGRRVILAGGTEAAAWKAELLAAAGAEVHVYAKELEPAFDDLLKAGSIKGGFVHHERAWSAESFHEAALAIADADGDEEAAAFVSAARAAGVPVNVIDNPPYCDFQFGSIVNRSPVVIGISTAGVAPILGQAIRRRIETLLPESLQGWAALAGKLRGKALAFLEAGQERRRFWEQFSDLAFSGKKAPQEQADRLGTALVSDAKISATGRVTLVGAGPGDAEYLTLKAVRALQSADVILFDDLVDDAVLELARREAKRMLVGKRGGRESCRQEDINSMMVSLARQGRHVVRLKSGDPMIFGRGGEELDRLAAEGIPSTVVPGITAASAMAARLGISLTHRDHAQSVRFVTGHSRHGDLPQSVDWRGLTDAATTTVFYMGARMAAKISARLIGEGLSPHTPAVAVSAISRERERRWTGTLGELGSGVAQLGFDNPVLIGVGSVFRAEAVRSQDGQADLAVNF, encoded by the coding sequence ATGACAGCGATATCGCGCAAGCCGGTTGAGCCTGAAAGCCGCCGTGCGGCACGTGTCGGCGCGCTGGCAAGCCTGCCGCTGTTCTTCCCGCTGGAAGGCCGCAGGGTGATCCTGGCCGGCGGCACGGAAGCGGCCGCCTGGAAGGCCGAGCTTCTGGCAGCCGCAGGGGCCGAGGTTCACGTCTATGCAAAAGAGCTGGAACCGGCTTTTGATGATTTGCTGAAGGCAGGCAGTATCAAGGGCGGGTTCGTCCATCATGAAAGAGCATGGTCGGCGGAGAGTTTTCACGAAGCGGCGCTCGCGATTGCCGATGCAGACGGAGACGAGGAAGCCGCCGCCTTTGTTTCGGCCGCCCGCGCGGCCGGCGTTCCGGTGAATGTCATCGACAACCCGCCTTATTGCGACTTCCAGTTCGGCTCCATCGTCAACCGCTCGCCGGTGGTGATCGGTATCTCGACCGCCGGTGTTGCACCCATTCTCGGTCAGGCGATCCGCAGGCGCATCGAAACCCTGTTGCCGGAAAGCCTGCAGGGTTGGGCGGCACTCGCCGGAAAGCTGCGCGGCAAGGCGCTTGCATTTCTGGAGGCGGGTCAGGAGCGCCGCCGTTTCTGGGAGCAGTTTTCGGATCTTGCTTTCTCGGGCAAAAAGGCACCGCAGGAGCAGGCGGACCGGCTCGGCACTGCGCTCGTGAGCGATGCGAAAATATCGGCGACCGGCCGGGTCACGCTGGTCGGGGCGGGCCCGGGGGATGCCGAATATCTGACACTGAAGGCTGTTCGCGCGCTGCAGTCCGCGGATGTGATCCTGTTCGATGATCTGGTCGACGATGCCGTCCTGGAGCTTGCCCGCCGGGAGGCAAAGCGCATGCTGGTCGGCAAGCGCGGTGGCCGGGAAAGCTGCCGGCAGGAAGACATCAATTCCATGATGGTTTCCCTGGCACGCCAGGGCAGGCATGTGGTGCGGCTGAAATCCGGGGATCCGATGATCTTCGGCAGGGGCGGCGAGGAGCTCGACCGGCTGGCCGCCGAAGGCATTCCGTCAACGGTCGTCCCGGGCATCACCGCAGCGTCCGCAATGGCGGCGCGCCTCGGCATCTCCCTGACCCACCGGGACCACGCCCAGTCCGTCCGCTTCGTCACCGGCCATTCCCGCCATGGCGATCTGCCTCAATCGGTCGACTGGCGCGGATTGACCGATGCCGCGACCACCACCGTCTTTTACATGGGCGCCCGCATGGCGGCGAAAATCAGCGCCCGGCTGATCGGCGAGGGCTTATCGCCGCACACCCCGGCCGTCGCCGTCTCCGCCATCTCGCGTGAGCGTGAGCGGCGCTGGACGGGCACGCTGGGGGAGCTTGGATCAGGTGTCGCGCAATTGGGGTTTGACAATCCGGTTCTGATCGGCGTGGGATCTGTGTTCCGGGCGGAGGCCGTCAGGTCACAGGACGGACAGGCTGATCTGGCCGTGAATTTCTGA
- a CDS encoding DeoR/GlpR family DNA-binding transcription regulator — protein MARKAAGLIQPGQTILVDAGTTTAIFARELVKLSGLSVITNSLDIASTLQGAGKDVLLLGGRMAADVPATVGELTLSEIRRFRVDLCFSAPVAVHPTKGAFFYDLQEAEIAIAMAAQAPQTVILADQSKLGKTSRVQSWEAGEIGTLVTNKAAAAEQIAAFRQTGVDVVT, from the coding sequence ATTGCCCGCAAGGCCGCCGGGCTGATCCAGCCCGGGCAGACGATCCTGGTGGATGCCGGCACCACCACGGCCATATTTGCACGGGAGCTGGTCAAACTGTCGGGCCTGTCAGTGATCACCAACTCCCTGGATATCGCGAGCACGCTTCAAGGGGCCGGCAAGGATGTCCTGCTGCTCGGCGGCCGGATGGCCGCCGACGTCCCGGCGACGGTGGGGGAACTCACCCTGTCCGAGATCCGCCGTTTCCGTGTCGACCTTTGCTTCTCCGCCCCGGTAGCGGTGCATCCGACCAAGGGCGCGTTCTTCTACGACCTGCAGGAAGCCGAGATCGCCATCGCCATGGCGGCTCAGGCACCGCAGACGGTGATCCTGGCCGACCAGAGCAAGCTTGGCAAAACCAGCCGGGTTCAGTCCTGGGAGGCAGGAGAGATCGGCACGCTGGTGACAAACAAGGCGGCGGCAGCAGAGCAGATAGCGGCCTTCCGTCAAACCGGTGTGGATGTCGTGACCTGA
- a CDS encoding ABC transporter permease subunit encodes MSGVEPMTTSARRQPDADRLLTLVCVGLPLLGLVLFFLYPMVIVFLRSLTVDDGYGLDNYTRVLGSAGFWRATEHSLIMGGATTALSVFLGFIIAHGLYRCAFRGKWLIRSVIVLPLLAPSLVQALGLIFLLGRNGVISRALGVEIEIYGFWGLLIANTLYALPQAVMIIGAALVLLDARVYEAAEVMGASPSRQFRDLTLPAARFGILNAAFVCFTITITDFGNAAVIGGDYSVLATEIYSQVVGQRNFNMGAVVGIMLLLPTVVSYAIERQAMKRQQIGQPAGQVPYRPSFAPVRDLIMASLSLLICAGIVAVIGIVVYASFVTLWPYNMTLSFKHYDITLAGGYSSLWMTIVISLMAASGGTLAVFLLCLGLRRLPRSAAQPIQMLAAMPAAVPGMVLGLAYILTFNSTATPLYLLYGTAALIAIVNFYHYHTQSFLTVMTGFRQLPQALEEAAASLGAGLARTAVDIVAPFIAPMLVSVFFFLFMRSMVTLSAVVFLTTPDLSVAAVTIMRLDDAGLTSQAAAFSTCVMAVVSLALLSMKGTLALMGRRNRIKEPA; translated from the coding sequence ATGAGCGGTGTGGAGCCGATGACCACGTCTGCGCGCAGACAACCTGATGCGGACCGGTTGCTGACGCTTGTCTGCGTCGGGCTGCCGCTGCTTGGGCTCGTCCTCTTCTTCCTCTACCCGATGGTGATCGTGTTCCTGCGCTCCTTGACGGTTGACGACGGCTACGGGCTCGACAACTACACGCGGGTTCTGGGTTCGGCGGGATTCTGGCGCGCGACCGAACATTCCCTGATCATGGGCGGCGCCACCACGGCCCTCAGCGTCTTCCTGGGTTTCATCATCGCGCACGGGCTCTATCGCTGCGCTTTCCGGGGCAAGTGGCTGATCCGCAGTGTGATCGTCCTGCCGCTGCTCGCACCCTCCCTGGTGCAGGCGCTCGGGCTGATATTCCTTCTGGGGCGCAACGGCGTCATCAGCCGTGCCCTGGGTGTCGAGATCGAAATCTACGGCTTCTGGGGTTTGCTGATCGCCAACACTCTCTATGCTCTGCCGCAGGCGGTGATGATCATCGGTGCGGCGCTGGTCCTGCTGGACGCGCGCGTTTACGAAGCGGCGGAAGTCATGGGCGCCTCGCCGTCACGCCAGTTTCGCGACCTGACCCTTCCCGCCGCGCGCTTCGGGATCCTGAACGCGGCCTTCGTCTGCTTCACAATCACGATCACCGATTTCGGCAACGCCGCGGTGATCGGCGGGGACTACTCGGTCCTAGCGACCGAAATCTACTCCCAGGTAGTCGGTCAGCGGAACTTCAACATGGGCGCAGTGGTCGGCATCATGCTGTTGCTGCCGACCGTGGTTTCCTACGCCATCGAGCGCCAGGCGATGAAACGGCAACAGATCGGACAGCCGGCCGGTCAGGTGCCATATCGGCCGTCCTTTGCACCAGTGCGCGACCTGATCATGGCGTCCCTGTCGCTGCTGATCTGCGCGGGTATCGTCGCGGTTATCGGCATCGTCGTCTATGCAAGCTTCGTCACCCTCTGGCCTTACAACATGACGCTGTCGTTCAAACACTACGACATCACGCTGGCCGGTGGCTATTCCTCGCTCTGGATGACCATCGTGATATCGCTCATGGCGGCGTCGGGAGGCACTCTGGCCGTCTTCCTCCTGTGCCTGGGGCTCCGCCGGCTTCCGCGCAGTGCCGCCCAGCCCATCCAGATGCTGGCCGCCATGCCGGCCGCCGTGCCCGGGATGGTGCTGGGGCTCGCCTATATCCTGACTTTCAATTCAACGGCGACACCGCTCTACCTTCTCTATGGCACGGCCGCCCTCATCGCGATCGTCAACTTCTACCACTATCACACGCAGAGCTTTCTGACGGTGATGACCGGCTTTCGCCAGTTGCCCCAGGCGCTCGAAGAAGCGGCGGCCAGCCTTGGCGCAGGCCTGGCCCGGACAGCCGTCGATATCGTCGCGCCCTTCATCGCGCCCATGCTCGTCTCGGTTTTCTTCTTCCTCTTCATGCGGTCCATGGTGACGCTGTCGGCGGTCGTCTTCCTCACCACCCCGGACTTGAGCGTCGCGGCAGTCACCATCATGCGGCTGGACGATGCCGGTCTGACCTCCCAGGCGGCGGCCTTTTCCACCTGCGTGATGGCGGTCGTCAGCCTGGCCCTGCTGAGCATGAAGGGAACGCTGGCATTGATGGGACGACGCAACCGGATCAAGGAGCCTGCCTGA
- a CDS encoding ABC transporter ATP-binding protein encodes MYLTVRNATKTFGSFTALDNVSIEIDQGEFVCLLGPSGCGKTTLLRLIAGLSELNGGEILLEGAALSDLPARKRGFGIVFQSYSLFPNMTVAENIGYGLKIRGTPWAEISRRVMELLELVKLPQVADNFPGQLSGGQQQRIALARAIAVDPRVLLLDEPLSALDAKVRAELRSEIRHVQRSLGIPTLMVTHDQEEALALADKIICMNHGVVVQAGTPEDLYHRPATRFVADFMGISNLVPTDPIRREFPDLMAKRPEGADAGHVACIRPEQIGLTPARDGNATVRSISFLGNLRRLEVDSAVGPLVVETHGRNPCREGERVNLSIPPDACTWVADDLARQPAGTAA; translated from the coding sequence GTGTATCTGACCGTCCGCAACGCCACCAAGACCTTCGGGTCCTTCACAGCGCTCGACAACGTCTCGATCGAGATCGACCAGGGCGAATTCGTCTGTCTGCTGGGTCCGTCCGGCTGCGGGAAGACGACGCTCCTGCGGCTGATCGCGGGGCTATCGGAGCTGAACGGCGGCGAGATCCTTCTGGAGGGTGCGGCGCTTTCGGACCTTCCCGCACGAAAGCGGGGCTTCGGGATCGTGTTCCAGTCCTACTCGCTCTTTCCCAACATGACAGTGGCCGAGAACATCGGCTACGGGCTGAAGATCCGTGGCACGCCGTGGGCCGAGATCTCACGGCGTGTGATGGAGCTTCTGGAGCTGGTGAAGTTGCCGCAGGTCGCCGACAACTTCCCTGGCCAGCTGTCCGGTGGACAGCAGCAGCGGATCGCGCTGGCCCGGGCGATCGCCGTCGATCCGCGTGTGTTGCTGCTGGACGAACCCCTTTCGGCGCTGGACGCAAAGGTCCGGGCCGAGCTTCGCAGCGAGATCCGCCATGTTCAGCGCTCGCTCGGCATTCCAACCCTGATGGTGACACACGACCAGGAAGAGGCACTGGCGCTGGCGGACAAGATCATCTGCATGAATCATGGCGTCGTGGTGCAGGCCGGGACGCCGGAAGATCTCTACCACCGTCCGGCGACGCGCTTCGTCGCGGACTTCATGGGGATCAGCAATCTCGTCCCCACCGACCCGATCCGCCGCGAATTCCCGGATCTGATGGCAAAGCGGCCAGAGGGGGCGGACGCGGGGCATGTTGCCTGCATTCGCCCGGAACAGATCGGCCTGACGCCGGCGCGGGACGGTAATGCCACCGTGCGCAGCATCAGTTTCCTCGGCAATCTGCGGCGACTTGAGGTGGACAGCGCGGTCGGCCCGCTGGTCGTCGAGACACACGGCCGCAATCCCTGTCGCGAGGGCGAGCGCGTGAACCTGAGCATTCCGCCGGACGCCTGTACCTGGGTGGCTGACGACCTGGCCCGCCAACCGGCCGGGACCGCGGCATGA
- a CDS encoding ABC transporter substrate-binding protein, producing the protein MRTWTKFTVASLAALGMAASASADVITVYTALEEEEIAGYIEAAQKAMPETEINVLRLSTGKLGARLLAEAGNPQADVIWGWAVSAMMDPQILEMLEPYAAKGVDVLPATFRGEDGKWFAPIGYMGAFCVNTARLEEKGLPMPKSWKDLENPDFKGEVLMPDPNSSGTGYLHVNAVLQTMGEEAGWAQLEAIDPNMAQYTSSGSKPCKSARVGEYTVGISLAFTAMQSIEEGYPLAMVFPEEGVGYELEASGLMTSSDNKEAAKAFLDWTMSDEAIDLYQQYKALITVPGVDASQAAEEAGLPADISTVLADIDFVKAAKDQTAVKETWKEKLGR; encoded by the coding sequence ATGAGGACTTGGACCAAATTCACCGTGGCTTCGCTGGCCGCCCTCGGCATGGCGGCAAGCGCGTCGGCGGACGTGATCACCGTCTATACCGCGCTCGAGGAAGAAGAGATCGCGGGATATATCGAGGCAGCCCAGAAGGCGATGCCCGAAACCGAAATCAACGTACTGCGCCTGTCCACGGGCAAGCTGGGCGCGCGTCTTCTGGCAGAAGCGGGGAACCCGCAGGCCGACGTGATCTGGGGATGGGCCGTCAGTGCCATGATGGACCCCCAGATCCTCGAGATGCTGGAACCCTACGCGGCCAAGGGCGTCGATGTCCTGCCTGCCACCTTCCGCGGTGAAGACGGCAAGTGGTTCGCACCGATCGGCTACATGGGGGCATTCTGCGTGAACACGGCACGGCTTGAGGAAAAGGGCCTTCCGATGCCCAAGAGCTGGAAGGATCTCGAGAACCCGGACTTCAAGGGCGAAGTCCTGATGCCCGACCCGAATTCTTCCGGCACCGGATATCTGCACGTCAACGCGGTTCTGCAAACCATGGGCGAAGAGGCCGGCTGGGCGCAGCTCGAAGCCATCGATCCCAACATGGCGCAGTATACCTCGTCCGGATCCAAACCCTGCAAGTCCGCACGCGTCGGCGAATACACCGTTGGCATCTCCCTGGCATTTACCGCGATGCAGTCCATCGAGGAAGGCTATCCGCTGGCCATGGTCTTCCCCGAGGAAGGCGTGGGCTATGAACTGGAAGCCTCGGGCCTGATGACCAGCTCCGACAACAAGGAGGCGGCGAAGGCCTTCCTCGACTGGACGATGTCGGACGAGGCAATTGACCTGTACCAGCAGTACAAGGCGCTGATCACGGTTCCGGGTGTCGATGCCTCGCAAGCGGCCGAGGAAGCGGGCCTGCCGGCCGACATATCGACCGTCCTGGCGGATATAGACTTTGTGAAAGCAGCCAAGGACCAGACGGCTGTCAAGGAAACCTGGAAGGAAAAGCTGGGCCGCTGA
- the hisN gene encoding histidinol-phosphatase, with product MQRSTTPPETEMLARFADGLADVTDAMAMTYFRKPLDVEQKPDLSPVTQADRAIEAAMRESIAQRFPTHGILGEEHGDARLDADYVWVLDPIDGTKSFVSGMPTFGTLIACLFNGTPELGIISIPPTGERWMGLRGKPSTLNGALCRTSGRTRLADAILYTTTPDTFDAAGTAQFEALSRKVAMRRFGGDCYGYGLLASGHVDLVFEMNLHPYDYMALVPVIEGAGGVISDWKGEALGLHSEGQVVAAASAALHAEALAALS from the coding sequence ATGCAGCGCTCCACGACGCCGCCCGAGACGGAGATGCTGGCGCGTTTTGCCGACGGGCTTGCCGACGTCACCGACGCCATGGCGATGACCTACTTCCGCAAGCCCTTGGACGTGGAGCAAAAGCCCGATCTCTCCCCGGTCACGCAGGCCGACCGCGCCATCGAGGCGGCCATGCGTGAAAGCATCGCCCAACGCTTCCCGACCCACGGGATCCTTGGCGAAGAGCACGGGGACGCCCGCCTGGATGCCGACTACGTTTGGGTGCTCGACCCGATTGACGGCACAAAGAGTTTCGTTTCCGGGATGCCGACCTTCGGCACCCTGATTGCCTGCCTTTTCAACGGGACGCCGGAACTCGGCATCATCTCGATACCGCCGACCGGCGAACGCTGGATGGGGCTGCGCGGCAAACCGTCGACACTGAATGGTGCGCTGTGCCGCACCAGCGGCCGGACCCGGCTGGCCGACGCGATCCTTTATACCACGACGCCCGACACGTTCGACGCGGCGGGAACCGCGCAGTTCGAGGCGCTCTCGCGAAAAGTCGCCATGCGCCGCTTCGGGGGCGACTGCTACGGCTACGGCCTGCTGGCTTCGGGCCATGTTGATCTGGTTTTCGAAATGAACCTGCATCCCTACGATTACATGGCCCTCGTTCCGGTGATCGAGGGTGCGGGAGGCGTGATCAGCGACTGGAAAGGCGAGGCCCTGGGCCTGCATTCGGAGGGCCAGGTTGTCGCCGCGGCCAGCGCTGCCCTGCACGCAGAGGCTCTGGCTGCTTTGTCCTGA
- a CDS encoding GntR family transcriptional regulator: MKYSPFRRPPARRSELKSGPEAEERVFAVVVDAVQAQRLLPGERLVERELAEVARANRQAIRNGLLRLKNAGLVEISRNKGARVAQLTTEEAVQVFETRIVIETALLGKLAQRYNDTVAAALQDIVRAEGAAYDEGRIQDARHLSRSFHMEFGHHAGNQYMSRFLDDLINCQPLLLPFRDGKVSEFSGHALHIKTLGALARGDGEEAAHYNTELLNALQAEMLRDIRSAEVSGGSPPPP; this comes from the coding sequence GTGAAATACTCGCCATTTCGCAGACCACCTGCGCGCAGATCCGAGCTGAAAAGCGGGCCGGAGGCAGAAGAGCGCGTCTTTGCCGTCGTGGTGGACGCCGTTCAGGCTCAACGGCTGCTGCCGGGCGAGCGTCTGGTCGAGCGTGAACTCGCGGAGGTTGCGCGGGCCAACAGGCAGGCGATTCGCAACGGATTGCTGCGGCTGAAAAATGCAGGGCTGGTGGAAATCAGCAGGAACAAGGGAGCGCGGGTCGCCCAGTTGACGACAGAGGAGGCAGTTCAGGTCTTCGAAACCCGGATTGTGATCGAGACGGCGCTGCTGGGAAAGTTGGCCCAACGTTACAACGATACCGTTGCCGCTGCCTTGCAGGACATCGTTCGTGCTGAAGGGGCGGCCTATGATGAAGGGCGGATCCAGGACGCCCGCCATCTCTCGCGCAGCTTTCACATGGAATTCGGCCATCACGCCGGCAACCAGTACATGTCGAGGTTTCTCGACGACCTGATTAACTGTCAACCGCTGTTGCTGCCGTTCCGTGATGGAAAGGTATCCGAGTTTTCCGGCCACGCGCTGCACATCAAGACCCTCGGTGCCCTGGCACGTGGAGACGGCGAAGAGGCGGCGCATTACAACACCGAGTTGTTGAACGCGTTGCAGGCGGAAATGTTGCGGGACATCAGATCCGCAGAAGTTTCAGGAGGCTCTCCGCCGCCGCCCTGA